Proteins encoded together in one Bacteroides zoogleoformans window:
- a CDS encoding S41 family peptidase, which produces MERKYLWGIRPILLSLLLLLYGCMREEEYSNTPQGNFEALWQIIDERYCFFDYKQIDWNDIHDKYQALITPGMGNEALFEVLGNMLAELKDGHVNLYSSSDIARYWNWYLDYPRNFNESLIEKYLGRDYRIAGGAKYTILEDNIGYIYYGDFSTGIGNGNLSEILSYLSLCNGLIIDVRNNGGGNLTNATRMAQRFTNDKVLTGHILHKTGKGHNDFSEPTPIYIEPSNSIRWQKKVALLINRHCYSATNDFVNSMRYFPNVTLIGDKTGGGSGLPFSSELPNGWGVRFSASPHLDADKQQIEFGIDPDIKVDMSKEDEANGIDTIIEEARKNLKIGALK; this is translated from the coding sequence ATGGAAAGAAAATATCTTTGGGGCATTCGGCCCATTCTGCTCAGCCTGTTGCTCTTGCTGTACGGGTGCATGCGTGAAGAAGAATATAGCAATACCCCGCAAGGCAACTTCGAAGCCCTGTGGCAAATCATCGACGAACGCTACTGCTTCTTTGACTACAAGCAGATAGACTGGAACGACATTCACGACAAATACCAAGCGTTAATCACTCCGGGCATGGGCAACGAAGCCCTGTTCGAAGTATTGGGCAACATGCTTGCCGAACTGAAAGACGGACACGTCAACCTATACTCCTCTTCCGACATAGCACGCTATTGGAACTGGTATCTGGACTACCCGCGCAACTTCAACGAAAGCCTCATCGAGAAGTATCTGGGCAGAGACTACCGCATCGCCGGCGGGGCCAAGTACACCATTCTGGAAGATAACATCGGATACATCTATTACGGGGACTTCTCCACTGGCATCGGCAATGGCAACCTAAGTGAAATCCTCTCTTACCTGTCACTCTGCAACGGCCTGATCATAGACGTGCGCAATAACGGTGGAGGCAATCTGACAAACGCCACCCGCATGGCTCAACGATTTACCAACGACAAAGTGCTGACGGGTCACATCCTGCACAAAACCGGCAAGGGGCACAACGACTTTTCCGAACCGACACCCATCTATATAGAACCATCGAACAGCATCCGCTGGCAGAAGAAAGTGGCCCTCCTCATCAATCGCCATTGCTACAGCGCCACGAATGATTTTGTCAACTCCATGCGCTACTTCCCCAACGTCACACTGATAGGCGACAAGACCGGCGGAGGCTCCGGCCTGCCTTTCTCGTCCGAACTGCCCAACGGCTGGGGAGTACGTTTCTCGGCCAGCCCGCATCTCGATGCCGACAAGCAGCAGATAGAGTTCGGCATCGACCCGGACATAAAGGTGGACATGAGCAAGGAAGACGAGGCCAACGGGATAGACACTATTATTGAAGAAGCTCGAAAAAACCTTAAAATAGGGGCTTTGAAGTAA